In the genome of Candidatus Krumholzibacteriia bacterium, the window TACCCTCGCAAGATCGCAGAAAGCGCGCCGGAACTGGTGGAGGGAGTGGGGACCAGCGGACACGTTCCCATGGAAGGCCCGCCGCCGACGGTCATTCCCGAAAAGTGCACTCTCTGCAATATCTGCGTGGACTCCTGCGAGTATGACGCGCTTCTTGTGGACAAGGAGAAGAACCCGGACGCCGTGATCGTCTTCGAAGATCGCTGTTTTGTGTGCGGACTCTGCGTGACAGTTTGCCCCACGGCAGCCTTGGACATTCCTCTCGATGAAGAACTTGGACCCAGCGGAGCGATACGACCCTAGATGAAAACACTGATCCAGAATCCCGAACTGATTGCCACGCTCGACGGCGAAGATCGTCAAATTCGCGGCGGTGCGCTTCTCATAGAACAGGGTCGCATCGCCGAGGTCTTCGACACTCCGCAGGAGATCCCGGCTGACCGCATCATTGACGCGCGCGGGAAACTGATCACGCCGGGTCTGGTGAACACGCACCACCACTTCTATCAGACCCTGACCCGCAATCTGCCCACTGCGCAGGATGCGGAGCTTTTCGACTGGCTGAAGTTTCACTACGAAATCTGGCGTGGGCTGGACGAGGAGATGATCAGCGTCTCCACGCGCACAGCCCTGGCGGAACTGATGCTCTCCGGCTGCACGCTCTCGAGCGATCACCACTATGTCTTCCCCGAGAGCGCGGCTCCGGATCTCATCGACCGGCAGATCGAGGTGGCCCGGGACTTGGGCCTTCGTTTTCATGCGACTCGCGGGTCCATGAGCCTCGGACGAAGTGCCGGCGGGCTTCCTCCCGACGATCTGGTTCAGAATGAAGAGATGATTCTTGAGGACAGTCGTAGGCTTCTGTCTCGCTATCACGACCCGAGCGAAGGCGCGATGATCCGCGTGGACCTTGCTCCCTGTTCGCCGTTTTCCGTGAGCGAGGAAGCCATGCGGCAGACGGCCGCGCTGGCCCGGGAAAGCGGCTGTCGCCTTCACACGCATCTGGCCGAAACCAGGGACGAGGAAGAGTTTTGCCTGAAGACCCACGGCCTGCGTCCCTATGGACTCATGGAAAAACTTGGCTGGACAGGGAGCGATACCTGGTTCGCCCATGCGATTCATCTGGACTCTGCGGAGATTCAGCGCATGGCAGACTCGGGAACCGGCATGAGCCACTGTCCCTCGAGCAACATGAGACTGGGGAGTGGTATTGCACCGATCCGGGAAATGCTCGATGCGGGAGTTCCGGTGAGTCTGGCGGTAGACGGTAGTGCTTCCAATGACGGCAACCATCTTTTGGCCGAGGCGAGGCAGGCGCTTCTCTTGTCGCGGCTTCGTCCTCGTGACTTCTGGCTCAGTGCCGGCGAGGTCTGGCGCATCGCCTGCGAAGGCGGGGCAAGGGTACTCGGGCGAAGCGGCATGGGACGCATTGAAGTGGGAGCGCTGGCCGATCTGGCGCTCTGGGATCTGGAAACACTGGAACTGGCGGGAGCTAGCTCGGATCCCCTGGCCGCCATGCTCTTCTCTGCCTCTGCCCCCCGGGTTCACACGCTGCTTGTTGCCGGCGAAGTTCTCGTAGAGTCCGGCAAGCTCTGCGATTTCGACGAACAATCCCAGATCGCGGCACACCAAGAAGCAGCAGAAAGACTGAGGCAATGATCCGCTTCACCCTGAATGGAAAGCTCCGGGCGCTGGAAGCAAGAGAGGGCGAAACACTGCTCGACCTTCTTCGTCGTGCCGGGTGTAAGTCCGTGAAGTTTTCCGACGAGAAGGGCGAGGGCGGCGCGGACACGATTCTCCTCGATGGCGAAGCTGTCTCATCGGTAAACCTCCTGCCGGAAGCAGTCGAGGGGCGCGGGGTGGAAACCCTCGAAGGCCTTCTCGACGATGCCTGGATGCAGAAGTTGCAATCCCTTTTTCTTTCGGAAGGTGCGGTGCAGTGTGGCTACTGCACGCCCGCCATGCTGCTTTGTCTCGAGGCTCTTCGCCGCAAGAACCCGAGCCCGGATGAAGAGGCGATTCGCAAGGCACTTTCCCCGGTTCTCTGCCGATGCACCGGCTATGTCAAACCACTTCGAGCAGCAAAGGTCTGCTTTGCTTTGAGCGAGCCCCGGGAACCGGCGGACAATCCGAAATACCAGGTTCTTGGACACGACACAGAGCGCCTTGACGGACGCTCTCTTGTGGAGGGCCGTCCGGTGTTTGCAGAAGATCGCGAACTGCTCGATCCGATCCACCTGAAGATTCTCTTTAGCCCACATCCTCACGCCAGAATCAGGGAAGTCGATACCAGAGAGGCTCTCGCACTTCCAGGAGTTCTCGAGATTCTCGACTGGCGCGATGTGCCCCGCCGGGTCTACACCACTGCCGGCCAGGGTTTTCCCGAACCCAGTCCTTATGACAGTTACATGCTCGACAAGAAAGTTCGCCATGTGGGCGATCGCGTGGCGCTGGTTCTGGCAGAAAGCGAACAGGCGGCGACGGAGGCCCTGAAGAAGATTCGTGTCGACTACGAGATTCTTCCCGCATTCACGGAGGCCGGGGATGCCATGGAGGACTCTGCACCGACTCTTCACGAGGAGAAAGCGGAAGACCCTCAGGAAGACCTGCTCTTCTGGCCCGCTGATCGCGAACGCAACCTGGCGGCGGAAACAGAGCTGGAGATCGGTGACAGCGATGAGGGATTTGCAAAAGCAGAGACGATCATCGAAAGGGAATACCAGAGCCATTCCGTGCAACAGTGCTCCATTGAACCCCATGTCATGTCCTCTTGGCTCGATGGCGACGGTCGCCTGGTCATTGAGAGCGCAAGCCAGGTTCCTTTTCATGTTCGCCGGGTCCTGAGCCGCCTGCTGGATTTCCCCCTGAGCCGAATCCGTGTCATGAAGCCCCGCATTGGCGGAGGCTTTGGCGGGAAGCAGGAGATTCTCGGCGAGGAACTTTGCGCCCTGGTGACCCTGCGCACCGGGCGACCTGCCCGCCTTCGCTTCAGCCGGGAGGAGGAACTGATCTCGGCTCGCAACCGCCATGCTTCGGCGATTCAGTTTCGTGCAGGTTTCGACCGGAATGCAAAACTCTCTGCCCTTGAAATGAACATTCTGGAAAACACGGGAGCCAATGGCGCGCACTCTCTCACGGTCATGAGTGTCAGTGCCCAGAAGGCCCTGAGTCTCTATCCCTCTCCCGCCATTCGCCACCGGGGACACGCAGTGTACTCCAACCGTGTTCCGGCCGGTGCCTATCGAGGTTATGGCGTTCCCCAGGCCTACTGGGCCCTGGAGAGTTTCATGGATGAATGCGCCGGGGAACTCGGCGTGGATCGTATCGAGCTTCGCCGCCGCAATTTGCTGAAGGTCGGCGATTCTCTCAAGGTGATGGAAGTGATGGGGGAAGGTCGCGAAGGCTTTGCCACCAAATTGCAGAGCGGTGCCCTCGATGAAATTCTTCGCCAGGGGCAGGAGGCGATTGAGTGGGACCAGGCTCGTTCCGGCGAGGGACCCTGGAAGCGCGGTGTCGGAATGGCGCTCGTGATGC includes:
- a CDS encoding molybdopterin-dependent oxidoreductase, whose amino-acid sequence is MIRFTLNGKLRALEAREGETLLDLLRRAGCKSVKFSDEKGEGGADTILLDGEAVSSVNLLPEAVEGRGVETLEGLLDDAWMQKLQSLFLSEGAVQCGYCTPAMLLCLEALRRKNPSPDEEAIRKALSPVLCRCTGYVKPLRAAKVCFALSEPREPADNPKYQVLGHDTERLDGRSLVEGRPVFAEDRELLDPIHLKILFSPHPHARIREVDTREALALPGVLEILDWRDVPRRVYTTAGQGFPEPSPYDSYMLDKKVRHVGDRVALVLAESEQAATEALKKIRVDYEILPAFTEAGDAMEDSAPTLHEEKAEDPQEDLLFWPADRERNLAAETELEIGDSDEGFAKAETIIEREYQSHSVQQCSIEPHVMSSWLDGDGRLVIESASQVPFHVRRVLSRLLDFPLSRIRVMKPRIGGGFGGKQEILGEELCALVTLRTGRPARLRFSREEELISARNRHASAIQFRAGFDRNAKLSALEMNILENTGANGAHSLTVMSVSAQKALSLYPSPAIRHRGHAVYSNRVPAGAYRGYGVPQAYWALESFMDECAGELGVDRIELRRRNLLKVGDSLKVMEVMGEGREGFATKLQSGALDEILRQGQEAIEWDQARSGEGPWKRGVGMALVMQGSGIPGIDMASVFLRMNEDGSFHLQTGATDLGTGSDTVLAQIAAETLGVGIDKIRVISADTDTTPFDTGAYGSSTTYISGGAVKKAAEQLREDIRSYAAELLECESDELRFGDQLLEAPDGRQLTFEEIGRRSFYTDQQRQLMACASYSSLDSPPPFAAQFADISVNVKTGEIRVEKFVTALDVGTVLNPPMAEGQVEGAVIQGIGFALKEEVSYDEGGAPRARTFMEHGIYRADEVPEQEVIFVEDPDPTGPYGAKAVAEICISGPAPAIANALFDACGVRIRETPLRPDNVLAALDKVQKRSD
- a CDS encoding 8-oxoguanine deaminase; the encoded protein is MKTLIQNPELIATLDGEDRQIRGGALLIEQGRIAEVFDTPQEIPADRIIDARGKLITPGLVNTHHHFYQTLTRNLPTAQDAELFDWLKFHYEIWRGLDEEMISVSTRTALAELMLSGCTLSSDHHYVFPESAAPDLIDRQIEVARDLGLRFHATRGSMSLGRSAGGLPPDDLVQNEEMILEDSRRLLSRYHDPSEGAMIRVDLAPCSPFSVSEEAMRQTAALARESGCRLHTHLAETRDEEEFCLKTHGLRPYGLMEKLGWTGSDTWFAHAIHLDSAEIQRMADSGTGMSHCPSSNMRLGSGIAPIREMLDAGVPVSLAVDGSASNDGNHLLAEARQALLLSRLRPRDFWLSAGEVWRIACEGGARVLGRSGMGRIEVGALADLALWDLETLELAGASSDPLAAMLFSASAPRVHTLLVAGEVLVESGKLCDFDEQSQIAAHQEAAERLRQ